One genomic segment of Flavobacteriaceae bacterium includes these proteins:
- the trxA gene encoding thioredoxin, which yields MALEITDATFEEVVLKSDKPVLVDFWAAWCGPCRMVGPIVDEIHAEYEGKAVVGKVDVDANQEYAAKYGVRNIPTVLVFKNGEIVDKQVGVAPKDVYTGKIDAVL from the coding sequence ATGGCATTAGAAATTACAGATGCAACGTTTGAAGAGGTTGTATTAAAATCAGATAAACCCGTATTGGTAGATTTCTGGGCAGCATGGTGTGGCCCTTGTAGAATGGTTGGGCCCATTGTGGATGAAATTCACGCAGAATACGAAGGAAAAGCCGTCGTAGGTAAAGTAGATGTAGATGCAAATCAGGAATATGCAGCAAAGTATGGAGTGCGTAATATTCCGACAGTACTGGTTTTTAAAAATGGCGAAATAGTAGATAAGCAGGTAGGTGTTGCACCAAAGGATGTCTATACCGGGAAGATTGACGCTGTGCTTTAA
- a CDS encoding DUF58 domain-containing protein, translating into MNLSAVQSSEIKNLDLLAKQVVEGFITGMHKSPFHGFSVEFSEHKLYNKGESTRHIDWKLFAKAEKLYTKKYEEETNLRCHIIIDNSASMYYPLAKEQRLDNLNKIGFSVVAAAAMMELLKRQRDAVGLSIYADSYEYYAPEKGSNRHRKMLLHQLERLLTATSSKKTDTYQYLHEIAEKIHRRSLIFLFTDMFQADTKSEWLFEALRHLKYNKHEVVLFHTYDAQTELNFNFDNTPKKFVDAETNEAINLYSETMQEAYYNVMQSYFSDLKNKCLQYKIDYVPVDIYKGYNEILTSYLISRQKML; encoded by the coding sequence ATGAATTTATCAGCAGTACAATCTTCGGAAATTAAAAATCTCGACTTATTGGCAAAACAAGTAGTGGAAGGATTCATTACGGGTATGCATAAGAGTCCTTTTCACGGTTTTTCGGTAGAGTTTTCCGAGCATAAGTTATATAATAAAGGCGAAAGTACGCGTCATATCGACTGGAAACTCTTTGCTAAAGCAGAGAAGCTCTACACCAAAAAATACGAAGAAGAAACCAATTTACGATGTCATATTATTATAGATAACTCAGCATCTATGTACTATCCCTTGGCCAAAGAACAACGTTTGGATAACTTGAACAAAATTGGGTTCTCTGTAGTAGCTGCCGCTGCAATGATGGAATTATTAAAACGGCAACGAGATGCAGTGGGTTTAAGTATTTATGCTGATTCCTATGAATATTATGCTCCGGAGAAGGGAAGTAACCGGCATAGAAAAATGTTACTGCATCAACTGGAGCGTTTGTTAACCGCTACTTCTTCAAAAAAGACGGATACGTATCAATATTTGCATGAAATTGCAGAGAAAATACATCGCAGGTCGTTAATCTTCTTATTCACGGATATGTTTCAAGCCGATACAAAAAGCGAATGGCTATTTGAAGCGTTGCGTCATTTAAAATACAACAAACATGAAGTAGTGCTGTTTCATACATATGATGCACAAACAGAATTGAATTTTAATTTTGATAATACGCCTAAAAAATTTGTAGACGCGGAGACTAATGAAGCTATTAATTTATATAGTGAAACGATGCAGGAAGCATATTATAATGTAATGCAAAGCTATTTCAGTGATCTAAAAAATAAGTGCCTGCAATACAAAATAGATTATGTTCCCGTAGATATTTATAAAGGGTACAATGAGATTTTAACAAGCTATTTGATCAGTCGTCAGAAAATGCTATAA
- a CDS encoding IS1595 family transposase has translation MNLQEIKRGISKLSPSERQELLKELSTSPKDSVPTVRSQESRRFLLDNKLGCCAHCWHPKYVKFGIDKGSQRYKCKSCKRSFTEYTGTWMAGLQHKDKIDDYLELMLEEKSLDKIKVALSINKKTAFDWPHKILVPLSENDKDDFTGITESDETFFLNSEKGRPVNHRESRKRGGSSKTKGISNDQVAVIVTQDRTSNPDITVATMGRLKKIDIVNAIGSRIKASKAILCRDTHLSYKGFAIDNKIEHHTLKGVIKQRVKNKVYHIQHVNSTHNRVKKWIDNKFWGVSTKYLQQYLNWYRIKEKLKYRNDKLNAFVNKVSEHINAYQKYQNIGLKYQKLISTQF, from the coding sequence ATGAATTTACAAGAAATAAAGCGAGGAATTTCCAAACTTTCCCCATCTGAAAGGCAGGAATTGTTAAAAGAATTGTCAACATCACCAAAAGATTCAGTTCCAACGGTAAGAAGCCAAGAATCTAGGCGTTTTTTATTAGACAATAAGTTAGGTTGTTGCGCCCATTGCTGGCATCCAAAGTATGTAAAATTTGGTATTGACAAAGGCTCTCAGCGCTATAAGTGTAAATCCTGCAAACGCAGTTTTACAGAATACACAGGTACTTGGATGGCAGGTTTGCAACATAAGGACAAGATTGATGACTACCTTGAATTAATGCTAGAAGAAAAGAGCTTAGATAAGATAAAAGTAGCCTTATCGATAAACAAGAAAACGGCTTTTGACTGGCCTCATAAGATATTAGTCCCATTATCAGAAAACGATAAAGATGATTTTACAGGCATTACAGAAAGTGATGAGACCTTCTTTTTAAATTCAGAAAAAGGGCGACCAGTAAATCATCGGGAATCAAGAAAACGTGGTGGTAGCTCTAAAACCAAAGGCATCAGTAATGATCAAGTAGCTGTTATTGTAACCCAAGATAGAACATCTAATCCAGATATTACTGTAGCCACTATGGGAAGATTAAAGAAAATAGATATTGTAAATGCTATTGGCAGCAGAATAAAGGCAAGTAAAGCCATTTTATGTAGGGACACACATCTAAGCTACAAAGGATTTGCAATAGACAATAAAATAGAGCATCACACTCTAAAAGGCGTCATAAAACAACGTGTCAAAAACAAAGTGTATCATATACAACATGTCAACTCAACTCATAACAGAGTTAAGAAATGGATAGATAACAAGTTTTGGGGAGTATCTACCAAATACTTGCAACAATATTTGAACTGGTATCGCATCAAAGAAAAATTAAAATATAGAAACGATAAACTCAATGCCTTTGTAAATAAAGTGTCAGAACATATTAATGCGTATCAAAAATATCAAAATATTGGATTGAAGTATCAAAAATTAATATCAACGCAATTTTAA
- a CDS encoding type II toxin-antitoxin system mRNA interferase toxin, RelE/StbE family, protein MYQLVATTRFKKDLKKVRKNFGDFNMVRSVLKILQLQGFEGILIQMKPHKLKGKYKDNWECHIKPDLLIIWIQVEKPKTIKLVRLGSHSDLFQ, encoded by the coding sequence ATGTATCAGCTTGTAGCGACTACCCGGTTTAAAAAAGATCTAAAAAAGGTTAGAAAGAATTTTGGCGATTTTAATATGGTTCGTTCTGTATTGAAAATACTGCAATTACAAGGGTTTGAAGGCATTCTTATTCAAATGAAACCTCACAAATTAAAGGGAAAGTATAAAGATAATTGGGAATGCCATATTAAACCTGATTTACTTATTATTTGGATACAAGTAGAAAAACCCAAAACGATAAAACTTGTTCGATTAGGTTCACATTCGGATTTGTTTCAATAA
- a CDS encoding thymidine kinase: MFLENTVNHVEQFGWIEVICGSMFSGKTEELIRRLKRAQFAKQNVEIFKPAVDTRYDDEMVVSHDANEIRSTPVPASSNIRLLANNVDVVGIDEAQFFDDEIVAVCNDLANRGIRVIVAGLDMDFKGNPFGPVPALMATAEYVTKVHAVCSRTGNLANYSFRKTSNDAIVFLGETQEYEPLSRAAYYKAMKEVAQKKRKAAKRDE, encoded by the coding sequence ATGTTTCTTGAAAATACGGTAAATCATGTAGAACAATTTGGTTGGATAGAAGTAATTTGTGGTTCCATGTTTTCCGGTAAAACCGAAGAATTAATAAGAAGGCTTAAGAGGGCCCAGTTTGCCAAACAAAATGTAGAGATTTTTAAACCTGCAGTAGATACCAGATATGATGACGAAATGGTAGTCTCTCATGATGCTAACGAAATCAGGTCCACTCCGGTTCCTGCATCTTCTAACATTCGGTTATTAGCAAATAATGTAGATGTTGTGGGGATAGATGAAGCACAGTTTTTTGATGATGAAATTGTAGCTGTTTGTAATGACTTGGCTAATAGGGGTATTCGGGTGATTGTTGCGGGTTTGGATATGGACTTTAAAGGAAATCCTTTTGGACCTGTGCCTGCATTAATGGCTACAGCCGAATATGTAACCAAAGTACACGCCGTTTGTAGCAGAACAGGAAATCTGGCAAATTACAGCTTCCGAAAAACTTCAAACGATGCCATTGTTTTTTTAGGAGAAACCCAAGAATATGAGCCTTTAAGCAGAGCTGCATACTATAAGGCTATGAAAGAGGTAGCGCAGAAAAAAAGAAAAGCAGCAAAAAGAGATGAATAA
- the alr gene encoding alanine racemase produces the protein MNNHVTVLEIDANALMHNLDYFRKKLNPSTKILAVVKAFGYGSDGVKIASFLQDKVAYFGVAYTHEGIALRKSGIQTPILVLHPQIQNFKYLVQYHLEPAVYSIKLLTSFLKFADEHTLTNYPVHLKFNTGLNRLGLWHNDIPLIWDRIKASDHIKVISVFSHLAASEDPHEKDFTIGQIDNFKVIVEKLCKHLDNRPMIHTLNTSGVINYPEAQFDMVRIGIGLYGFGNDKKETSQLKNTHKLSSVISQIHKIEPGETVGYNRAFAAKNFSKIATIPIGHADGISRKSGHGKGYVTIQNQKAPIVGNVCMDMIMVDISKIDCKEGDKVIIFDTQETILHFANISDTISYEILTAISQRAQRVLIS, from the coding sequence ATGAATAATCATGTAACGGTTTTGGAGATTGATGCAAATGCATTAATGCATAACCTTGATTATTTTAGAAAAAAACTCAACCCTTCAACAAAAATATTAGCTGTGGTAAAAGCGTTTGGCTATGGAAGTGACGGGGTTAAAATAGCTTCTTTTTTACAAGATAAAGTTGCTTATTTCGGTGTGGCTTATACACACGAAGGTATAGCCTTAAGAAAATCCGGAATTCAAACTCCGATTTTAGTCTTACATCCTCAAATCCAAAATTTTAAGTATTTGGTACAATACCATTTGGAGCCTGCAGTTTATAGTATCAAACTGCTTACCTCCTTTTTAAAATTTGCCGATGAGCACACGCTGACAAATTATCCGGTTCATTTAAAATTCAATACCGGTTTAAACAGATTGGGCTTGTGGCACAATGATATACCACTCATTTGGGATAGGATCAAAGCTTCCGATCATATTAAAGTGATATCTGTTTTCTCGCATTTGGCTGCCAGTGAAGACCCTCATGAAAAAGATTTTACCATTGGGCAAATCGATAATTTTAAAGTCATTGTAGAAAAACTGTGCAAGCATTTGGATAATCGGCCTATGATTCACACACTAAACACTTCGGGCGTTATTAATTATCCTGAAGCACAATTTGATATGGTGCGGATTGGTATTGGTTTATATGGTTTTGGGAATGACAAAAAGGAAACTTCCCAGTTAAAAAACACGCATAAATTAAGTTCTGTTATTTCTCAAATCCATAAGATTGAACCGGGAGAAACAGTAGGTTATAATCGTGCTTTTGCTGCCAAAAACTTTTCTAAAATTGCTACTATCCCTATTGGACATGCAGATGGGATTTCAAGAAAATCAGGTCACGGAAAAGGGTATGTAACTATTCAAAATCAGAAAGCACCTATCGTTGGAAACGTATGTATGGATATGATAATGGTTGATATTTCTAAAATTGATTGTAAAGAAGGGGATAAGGTTATCATTTTTGACACTCAGGAAACCATCCTGCATTTTGCCAACATTTCCGATACCATTTCTTATGAGATTTTGACTGCTATCTCTCAAAGAGCACAGAGAGTACTCATCTCTTAA
- a CDS encoding alpha/beta fold hydrolase → MDILHSKIIGRGVPFLILHGYFGMGDNWKSLGNKFAEDFEVHLIDQRNHGRSFHAADFNYEIMVSDLHAYIKHHHIKNCILLGHSMGGKTAMLFAVTYPEFVQKLVIADISPGTYKPHHNEILKGLHSIDFSVHNSRQLVDEKLSELIPEIGVRQFLMKNVYWKEKGQLNFRFNLKSLSENNSKIGAALPNFTSFYGNVLFIASENSGYITDKEEPAIKAHFPNAEIITMADTGHWLHAEKPQEFYDLVMGFVS, encoded by the coding sequence ATGGATATATTACATTCAAAAATTATTGGCCGGGGAGTGCCTTTTCTGATATTACACGGATATTTTGGCATGGGTGATAACTGGAAATCTCTGGGGAACAAATTCGCAGAGGATTTTGAAGTTCATTTGATAGATCAACGCAATCATGGCCGTAGTTTTCATGCAGCTGATTTTAATTATGAAATTATGGTCAGCGATCTACATGCGTATATAAAGCATCATCATATAAAGAACTGTATTTTATTAGGACACTCTATGGGAGGTAAAACGGCAATGTTATTTGCAGTAACCTATCCGGAGTTTGTCCAAAAATTAGTGATCGCGGATATTTCCCCAGGCACTTATAAGCCTCACCACAATGAAATACTGAAAGGATTACATTCGATTGATTTTTCCGTACATAATTCCAGGCAGTTAGTAGATGAAAAATTAAGTGAGTTGATACCGGAAATCGGTGTCAGGCAATTTTTAATGAAAAATGTATATTGGAAAGAAAAAGGGCAACTGAATTTTAGGTTTAACTTAAAATCACTATCGGAAAATAATTCTAAAATAGGAGCAGCACTGCCCAATTTTACATCTTTTTATGGCAATGTCTTATTTATAGCCAGTGAAAATTCGGGGTATATTACGGACAAAGAAGAACCTGCCATCAAAGCTCATTTTCCAAATGCTGAAATTATAACTATGGCAGACACAGGACATTGGTTGCATGCTGAAAAACCACAAGAATTTTACGATTTAGTAATGGGGTTTGTGAGCTAA
- a CDS encoding polyprenyl synthetase family protein — protein sequence MKLVENIKQPIKKEMELFESKFKDAMISKAPLLNRITYYIVRRKGKQMRPMFVFLTAKMASDGGFDERTYRGASIVELIHTATLVHDDVVDDSNRRRGFFSINALWKNKIAVLVGDYLLSKGLLLSIDNEDFDLLKLISIAVREMSEGELLQIEKARKLDITEDVYFEIIRQKTATLIAACCGIGAASVGVNQETIQQMRMFGQYIGMAFQIKDDLFDYSDEKIGKPIGIDIKEKKMTLPLIYALNHSSEKDKAWIIDSIKKHNKEKKRIKELIHFVKQSGGIQYTIATMHAYKNKALAILSNYKDSPYKSSLIKMIDYVVERKI from the coding sequence ATGAAGCTAGTTGAAAACATAAAACAGCCTATCAAAAAAGAGATGGAGCTCTTTGAAAGTAAATTCAAAGATGCAATGATCTCCAAAGCCCCGCTGCTCAATAGAATTACTTATTATATTGTACGAAGAAAAGGAAAACAAATGCGCCCGATGTTTGTTTTTTTAACTGCAAAAATGGCCTCTGACGGAGGATTTGATGAGCGAACCTATCGAGGAGCTTCCATAGTGGAATTAATTCACACGGCTACCTTAGTACATGACGATGTTGTGGATGACAGTAACCGCAGAAGGGGATTTTTTTCTATCAATGCGCTCTGGAAAAACAAAATTGCTGTTTTAGTAGGCGATTATTTACTTTCCAAGGGGTTGTTACTCTCTATAGATAATGAAGATTTTGATCTGTTAAAACTCATTTCTATTGCAGTTCGCGAAATGAGTGAAGGAGAATTATTACAAATTGAAAAAGCAAGAAAGCTAGACATTACCGAAGATGTTTATTTTGAAATTATTCGTCAGAAAACAGCTACATTAATTGCTGCTTGTTGTGGCATCGGAGCAGCCTCCGTAGGAGTAAATCAAGAGACCATCCAACAAATGAGAATGTTTGGGCAGTATATCGGAATGGCTTTTCAAATCAAAGATGATTTATTTGATTATTCCGATGAAAAAATCGGGAAACCTATCGGAATAGACATTAAAGAGAAAAAAATGACTTTACCGCTGATCTATGCGCTTAACCATAGTTCGGAAAAAGATAAAGCATGGATTATTGATTCTATAAAAAAGCACAATAAAGAGAAAAAAAGAATAAAAGAACTCATTCATTTTGTTAAGCAGAGCGGAGGAATACAATATACCATTGCTACTATGCATGCTTATAAAAACAAAGCACTTGCAATTCTGAGCAATTACAAAGACTCTCCGTATAAAAGTTCATTGATTAAAATGATTGATTACGTGGTAGAACGTAAGATTTAA
- a CDS encoding IS3 family transposase (programmed frameshift), which yields MKRRKYSKEFKIKAVELSNVRGNTKQIAMELGISADLIYRWRRELEQRPDLAFSGNGVKQLTEDQKELERLRKQLKDVTMERDNLKKGREHLLQERSEVLKFIKDYSREYPVGKMCKIFKISRNSYYRSKNYVPSDRDGKNRMLLSEIHRICERSKSTYGSPRITEELKAKGFKVYRSRVARLMKKHGIKAVRKKKFVVTTDSKHQYPVADNVLDRDFKATAAAQKWVSDITYLKTAQGWLYLTVIIDLFDRKVIGWSLSNGLKARQTIIAAWRMAVNNRMPCEGMIFHSDRGVQYASHAFVNILKSYHVTPSMSRKGNCWDNAVAESFFKTIKTELMIDNKFISNKSLQIKVFEYIETWYNRYRRHSALGYKNIIEFEKLYQIKNVA from the exons ATGAAACGAAGAAAATACAGTAAAGAGTTTAAAATTAAAGCAGTAGAATTAAGCAATGTACGAGGTAACACAAAGCAGATTGCCATGGAATTGGGAATCAGTGCAGATCTTATTTACAGATGGCGTAGAGAATTAGAACAGCGTCCTGATTTAGCTTTTAGCGGTAATGGCGTCAAACAACTCACAGAAGATCAGAAAGAGTTAGAGCGATTACGTAAACAGCTCAAGGATGTTACCATGGAGCGGGATA ATCTTAAAAAAGGCCGTGAGCATCTTCTCCAAGAGCGATCGGAAGTATTGAAATTTATCAAAGATTACAGTAGAGAATATCCGGTTGGGAAGATGTGTAAAATTTTTAAAATTAGTAGAAACAGTTATTACAGGAGTAAGAATTATGTTCCATCAGATAGAGATGGAAAAAATCGTATGCTACTCTCTGAGATTCACCGTATCTGTGAGCGAAGTAAATCTACTTATGGAAGTCCTAGAATTACAGAGGAACTCAAAGCTAAAGGGTTTAAAGTATATAGGTCTAGGGTAGCACGATTGATGAAAAAACACGGGATTAAAGCAGTTCGTAAAAAGAAATTTGTTGTCACGACAGATTCTAAGCATCAATATCCAGTAGCTGATAATGTATTGGATAGAGATTTTAAAGCTACCGCTGCTGCACAGAAATGGGTTTCTGATATTACCTATTTAAAGACTGCACAAGGATGGCTGTACTTAACGGTAATTATTGACCTGTTTGATCGTAAAGTCATTGGTTGGTCTTTGAGCAATGGACTCAAAGCAAGACAAACTATCATTGCTGCATGGAGAATGGCTGTAAACAACAGAATGCCTTGTGAAGGTATGATTTTTCATTCTGATCGAGGTGTACAATACGCATCTCATGCGTTTGTTAATATCCTTAAAAGTTATCATGTAACACCCAGTATGAGTAGAAAAGGAAACTGTTGGGATAATGCAGTAGCTGAATCTTTTTTTAAAACAATCAAAACAGAACTAATGATAGACAATAAGTTTATATCCAACAAAAGTCTTCAAATTAAAGTCTTTGAATACATAGAAACTTGGTACAACAGATACAGAAGACATTCTGCTCTTGGTTACAAAAATATCATCGAATTTGAAAAATTATATCAAATCAAAAATGTAGCTTAA
- the queA gene encoding tRNA preQ1(34) S-adenosylmethionine ribosyltransferase-isomerase QueA, with translation MKLSHFKFDLPLRLLAEYPSEHRDESRLMVLNRKDQSIEHKVFKDLIHYFGEGDVMILNNTKVFPARMYGNKEKTGARIEVFLLRELNPENRLWDVLVDPARKIRIGNKLFFGEDDSLVAEVIDNTTSRGRTLRFLFDGSYEAFRNKLVELGQTPLPKYIKRAVEPSDGERYQTIFAKNEGAVAAPTAGLHFSKHLMKRLEIKGVDFAELTLHVGLGTFSPVEVEDLSKHKMDSEQIIIPQNSTRTINNALDQKNKVCAVGTTVMRSIESSVSADSRLNSYEEWTNKFIFPPYDFSIANSMITNFHMPQSTLLMMTAAFVGYDFIMKAYKEAVKEEYKFYSYGDAMLIL, from the coding sequence ATGAAGCTATCTCATTTCAAATTCGATCTACCTCTTCGTTTACTGGCAGAATATCCTTCGGAGCACAGGGACGAATCTCGCTTAATGGTATTAAACAGAAAAGATCAGTCAATAGAACATAAGGTGTTTAAAGACCTTATTCATTATTTTGGTGAAGGAGATGTAATGATTTTAAACAATACCAAGGTCTTTCCTGCCAGAATGTATGGTAATAAAGAAAAGACAGGTGCCAGGATTGAGGTATTTCTGCTAAGGGAATTAAATCCCGAAAACAGATTGTGGGATGTCTTGGTTGATCCGGCCAGAAAAATCAGGATTGGAAATAAATTATTTTTTGGAGAAGATGATAGTTTGGTAGCCGAGGTAATTGATAATACTACCTCAAGAGGGAGAACATTACGTTTTTTATTTGACGGCAGCTATGAAGCGTTTAGAAATAAATTAGTAGAATTAGGGCAAACACCGTTGCCAAAATACATAAAGAGAGCTGTTGAGCCTTCGGACGGAGAAAGATATCAAACCATATTTGCTAAGAATGAAGGCGCAGTAGCTGCACCTACTGCCGGTTTGCACTTTTCCAAACACCTGATGAAACGCCTGGAAATTAAAGGAGTTGATTTTGCCGAATTGACATTACATGTTGGTTTAGGTACGTTTAGCCCGGTGGAAGTGGAGGATTTATCAAAACATAAAATGGATTCCGAGCAAATTATCATTCCACAAAATAGCACACGGACCATTAACAATGCCTTGGATCAAAAGAATAAAGTATGTGCCGTTGGAACAACAGTAATGCGTTCCATAGAATCTTCAGTATCTGCAGATAGCCGGTTGAATTCCTATGAAGAATGGACAAATAAATTTATTTTCCCTCCTTATGATTTCAGTATTGCGAATAGTATGATTACGAATTTCCATATGCCACAATCAACTTTATTGATGATGACTGCCGCGTTTGTAGGGTATGACTTCATTATGAAAGCGTATAAAGAAGCAGTAAAAGAAGAGTACAAGTTTTATTCTTATGGAGATGCGATGTTGATTTTATAA
- a CDS encoding 3-phosphoshikimate 1-carboxyvinyltransferase, with amino-acid sequence MKIHIQGVENKLISGHLSISGSKSKSNRLLILQKLFPEIAIENVSDSDDTHHLQEALSTKKNEINIGHAGTAMRFLTAFFAIQKGRMVIISGSDRMHNRPIQILVGALKDLGADISYIDKGGYPPLKISGKKLTKDFVKIRGNVSSQYISALLLIATRLTHGLTIELLGEITSIPYINMTLSLLNQLGVETYFENQIIKVKPLRGFKKQSVVVESDWSSASYFYSVAALSSLGSEITLSSYKKESLQGDAVLAAIYEYFGVKTIFKENTIVLKKVAASCKKPLEIDLNKAPDIAQTIAVTCFGLQIGCRLTGLHTLKIKEADRLEALKNELTKLGADITVTNERLDLKPASKIHSGVAIETYHDHRMAMAFAPLGLLTSLYILDANVVTKSYRNFWQDMKQLGYILS; translated from the coding sequence ATGAAAATTCATATTCAAGGTGTTGAAAATAAATTGATAAGTGGGCATCTGAGCATCTCCGGATCCAAAAGCAAGTCGAACCGACTGTTAATTCTTCAAAAATTATTTCCGGAAATTGCTATTGAAAATGTATCCGACTCGGACGATACACACCACTTGCAAGAAGCATTATCTACAAAAAAAAACGAAATAAATATCGGGCATGCCGGAACAGCCATGCGGTTTCTTACGGCATTTTTTGCCATACAAAAGGGGAGGATGGTAATTATATCCGGATCGGACAGGATGCATAACCGACCGATACAAATTTTAGTAGGCGCTCTGAAAGATTTGGGAGCTGACATTTCTTATATAGATAAAGGAGGATATCCTCCCTTGAAAATTTCCGGAAAAAAACTGACAAAGGATTTTGTTAAAATTCGCGGAAATGTAAGCAGTCAATATATTTCCGCATTACTTCTGATTGCTACTCGTCTGACCCATGGATTGACGATTGAGCTATTAGGTGAAATTACTTCAATTCCTTATATAAATATGACATTGTCATTATTAAACCAATTGGGGGTTGAAACTTATTTTGAAAATCAAATCATTAAGGTAAAGCCTTTACGGGGATTTAAAAAACAATCTGTGGTTGTGGAGTCTGACTGGAGTTCCGCATCTTATTTTTATTCCGTGGCGGCATTGAGTAGCCTTGGTTCTGAAATTACGCTGTCATCTTATAAAAAAGAGAGTTTACAAGGCGATGCCGTACTTGCAGCAATTTATGAGTATTTTGGAGTGAAAACGATTTTTAAGGAAAATACAATTGTACTAAAGAAGGTGGCAGCATCTTGTAAAAAACCTCTGGAGATTGATTTAAACAAGGCTCCCGATATTGCGCAAACCATTGCCGTAACCTGTTTTGGATTGCAAATAGGTTGCCGTTTAACGGGTTTGCATACGCTGAAGATCAAAGAGGCAGACCGATTGGAAGCACTAAAGAATGAGTTGACAAAACTGGGAGCGGATATTACGGTTACTAATGAGCGTTTAGATTTAAAACCTGCTTCGAAAATACATTCCGGCGTAGCCATTGAAACATATCACGACCACCGGATGGCTATGGCATTTGCTCCGTTAGGATTATTGACTTCATTGTATATATTAGATGCAAATGTTGTTACAAAATCATATCGTAATTTTTGGCAGGACATGAAGCAGTTGGGATATATACTTTCATAA
- a CDS encoding IS1595 family transposase encodes MIPSDFRDYFTNSSTATQQEIVSSLLSLSLQGSAVKDDKQDKAITCPHCTKKRIRANGKLKGVQRYFCNDCKKNFSETTGKFWYGIKKKDKLSKYLYCLLSGYSIRKSAKETGISIQTSFDWRHKLLTSFSSVSVEEFQGIVESDDLFFAYSEKGNRHLDRKPRQRGEKASKAGISNEKVAVIATCDRSGNKDFKVATRGRISKKGLDKVLKGKLNKVEVICSDSHRSYGAFAKANTLNHKKFNASKGQRTIDKVYHVQNVNNMDMRLRKFMESFNGVATKYLQNYLNWFLVLEKIKNSTSKMTAVTAIASNSVWYEYKQ; translated from the coding sequence ATGATTCCATCAGATTTTAGAGATTATTTCACAAACAGTTCTACAGCTACTCAGCAAGAGATTGTGTCGTCTTTACTATCACTGTCTTTGCAAGGGAGTGCTGTTAAAGATGATAAACAGGATAAAGCTATTACCTGTCCACATTGTACAAAGAAACGTATTCGAGCCAATGGTAAACTCAAAGGTGTTCAGCGTTATTTTTGTAATGATTGTAAGAAGAACTTTAGTGAGACTACAGGCAAGTTTTGGTATGGTATAAAGAAGAAAGACAAATTAAGCAAGTATCTATACTGCCTATTGTCTGGCTATAGTATTAGGAAAAGTGCCAAAGAAACAGGGATATCCATTCAAACCTCTTTTGATTGGCGACACAAATTACTCACCTCATTTTCTAGTGTTTCAGTAGAAGAATTTCAAGGTATTGTTGAGAGTGACGATTTGTTCTTCGCTTATTCAGAAAAAGGAAATCGTCATTTAGATAGAAAACCAAGACAACGCGGTGAGAAAGCAAGCAAAGCGGGCATAAGCAATGAAAAAGTAGCCGTAATTGCTACTTGCGATAGATCTGGAAACAAAGACTTTAAAGTAGCAACCAGAGGTCGTATAAGTAAAAAGGGCTTAGATAAAGTACTCAAAGGAAAGCTCAACAAAGTAGAGGTCATCTGTAGTGATAGTCATAGAAGTTATGGTGCTTTTGCAAAAGCAAATACACTTAATCATAAAAAGTTTAACGCCTCAAAAGGACAGCGAACTATAGATAAAGTGTACCACGTACAAAATGTTAATAATATGGATATGCGATTGAGAAAATTTATGGAGTCTTTCAATGGTGTTGCAACAAAGTACCTTCAAAATTACTTGAACTGGTTCTTGGTTCTTGAAAAAATTAAGAATTCCACTAGCAAAATGACCGCTGTTACTGCTATTGCTTCAAATAGCGTATGGTATGAATATAAACAATAA